From a region of the Listeria monocytogenes ATCC 19117 genome:
- a CDS encoding histidine phosphatase family protein, whose product MESSSRVVIYLTRHGKTILNTLDRVQGWADSPLTEEGALVAHDLGRGLKGTNFVAAYASDRGRAIETARIVMKESDNHHLKLEKLAEMREFGFGKFEGEYNQAVLKMVAKAHGFESIESYYDKTSENNSNIVIDTVHKMDETGMTENSVIFEERLTAGLDTILADANKRGGGDVLVVAHGMVIHRIIEMIDPSKNLRIIENASVTKVIFEDGAYSIEEPGNMFYVEVGKKAQGGV is encoded by the coding sequence ATGGAATCATCAAGCAGGGTAGTTATTTATTTAACGCGACATGGAAAGACGATTTTAAACACACTTGATCGGGTACAAGGCTGGGCTGACTCGCCGTTAACCGAAGAAGGAGCACTTGTTGCGCATGATTTAGGTCGTGGTTTAAAAGGGACTAATTTTGTAGCCGCTTACGCAAGTGACCGAGGACGTGCCATCGAAACTGCACGAATTGTCATGAAAGAAAGCGATAACCATCATTTAAAACTAGAAAAATTAGCTGAAATGCGTGAATTTGGCTTTGGCAAATTTGAAGGAGAATATAATCAAGCTGTTTTAAAAATGGTAGCAAAGGCGCATGGTTTTGAATCTATTGAAAGCTATTATGATAAAACTTCTGAAAATAATTCCAATATTGTCATTGATACGGTGCACAAAATGGACGAGACTGGAATGACGGAAAACTCGGTTATTTTTGAAGAAAGACTAACTGCGGGACTCGATACTATTCTTGCCGATGCTAATAAGCGTGGTGGTGGAGATGTGTTAGTAGTAGCGCACGGTATGGTTATTCATCGCATTATTGAAATGATTGATCCTAGTAAAAATTTACGAATTATTGAAAATGCCAGTGTGACAAAAGTTATTTTTGAAGATGGAGCATATTCGATTGAAGAACCTGGAAACATGTTTTATGTAGAAGTTGGAAAAAAGGCGCAAGGGGGAGTTTAA
- a CDS encoding histidine phosphatase family protein yields the protein MATGKLNVYLVRHGKTMFNTSRRVQGWSDTPLTNEGIEVAEFLGRGLRETPFDAIYTSDRGRTIETAGIILRESKQTHLEINELRDFREFGFGKFEGEYEDIMFGKVMEHLGFQSMEEAFEKFGDDGYQIISETVEKIDETGMSENWDEMVARLKNALDTVSAENQVENANVLVVSHGMAINTIISFFDKSLINPDLANASVTRLGFENGEWTIETVNDLSYIEAGKLVLV from the coding sequence GTGGCAACAGGAAAACTGAATGTGTACTTAGTTAGGCATGGCAAAACGATGTTCAATACATCTCGTCGTGTGCAAGGCTGGTCAGATACACCATTAACAAATGAAGGAATCGAAGTGGCAGAATTTTTAGGTCGTGGCCTTCGTGAAACTCCCTTTGATGCTATTTATACGAGTGATCGTGGTCGAACAATTGAAACGGCAGGCATCATTTTACGTGAAAGCAAGCAGACGCATTTGGAAATCAATGAACTACGTGATTTCCGTGAGTTTGGTTTTGGTAAATTTGAAGGTGAGTATGAAGATATTATGTTTGGAAAAGTGATGGAGCATCTTGGTTTCCAGTCGATGGAAGAAGCTTTTGAAAAATTTGGCGATGATGGTTATCAAATTATCTCGGAAACTGTAGAAAAAATTGATGAAACTGGTATGTCCGAGAATTGGGATGAGATGGTTGCTAGATTAAAAAATGCTTTAGATACAGTTAGTGCAGAAAATCAGGTGGAAAATGCCAACGTTTTAGTTGTTTCTCACGGAATGGCTATTAATACGATTATTTCTTTCTTTGATAAGTCATTAATTAATCCAGACTTAGCTAATGCAAGTGTTACAAGACTTGGATTTGAAAATGGCGAATGGACAATTGAGACAGTGAATGATTTAAGTTACATTGAAGCAGGTAAATTAGTTTTAGTATAA
- a CDS encoding lactonase family protein: MSKNQATAYIGTYTKAESQGIYRLVIDKTTGEIKENKLAGKMDNPTYLKISDDEKFVYSVAKDGDKGGVAAFSVEEDGSLTFINQDVQTGNPPCYVDASHDGSIVVSANYHLGTIVSYPTENGALKSSVSTIQHTGKSVHERQEKPHAHFAGFTPDQKYVITCDLGTDKVTTYSATAGKLEKVTELDVKPGSGPRNLVFHPNAKYVYIMTELTSEVIFAEYDEATGALNVIQTIASLPEGFDKENKGSAIHISPDGRFLYVSNRGQDAIVSYAVAENGTLTLAATTPVEGVGPRDFDLSYTGEILVATNENSNNVTVFGVNKETGALTLLQKDVKVPEPVCIKFVK; the protein is encoded by the coding sequence ATGTCAAAAAATCAAGCAACTGCTTATATCGGTACATATACCAAAGCCGAGAGCCAAGGTATCTATCGCTTAGTAATCGACAAAACTACCGGCGAAATCAAAGAAAATAAATTAGCTGGGAAAATGGACAATCCAACATATCTTAAAATTTCAGATGACGAAAAATTCGTTTATTCTGTAGCAAAAGATGGCGATAAAGGTGGGGTTGCAGCTTTTTCTGTGGAAGAAGACGGTTCGCTTACTTTCATTAATCAAGATGTTCAAACAGGTAACCCACCATGTTACGTAGATGCCTCTCATGACGGTTCTATCGTTGTATCTGCAAACTATCACTTAGGCACAATCGTAAGCTATCCAACAGAAAACGGTGCATTAAAGTCTTCTGTCTCTACCATTCAACATACTGGTAAAAGTGTTCACGAACGCCAAGAAAAACCACACGCGCACTTTGCAGGATTCACACCAGACCAAAAATACGTTATCACATGTGACCTTGGAACAGACAAAGTAACGACTTATTCCGCTACTGCTGGCAAACTTGAAAAAGTAACTGAGCTAGACGTAAAACCTGGAAGCGGTCCTCGTAACCTAGTCTTCCATCCAAATGCTAAATATGTGTACATCATGACAGAATTAACTTCCGAAGTTATTTTTGCTGAATATGATGAAGCTACTGGCGCATTAAACGTGATTCAAACAATCGCTTCTCTTCCAGAAGGTTTTGACAAAGAAAATAAAGGTAGCGCTATCCATATTTCTCCTGATGGTCGTTTCCTATATGTGTCAAATCGTGGCCAAGATGCCATCGTTAGTTATGCAGTTGCCGAAAACGGCACACTAACACTTGCAGCAACAACACCAGTAGAAGGCGTAGGTCCACGTGACTTCGACCTGAGCTACACTGGCGAAATCTTAGTTGCAACAAACGAAAACAGCAATAACGTTACTGTTTTTGGTGTTAACAAAGAAACTGGTGCACTTACATTACTTCAAAAAGATGTAAAAGTTCCTGAACCAGTTTGTATTAAATTCGTAAAATAA
- a CDS encoding magnesium transporter CorA family protein: MSIQTIFGNGKYNWINIDTDSTDNLADFYEKYHIDDEVIAYSIDRNERAHFEYDQKSNTFVIVFNVPDQRKMDNHYETIPMVFIIKDKQLITITNNDNQYITRKMKRYLKESDDVTIFQFLFSSLYFIMDAFFPYVEEMDTDRRTINDKLKIKTTKKNLLSLSDLETGIVYFVSASKQNAALLEQMKAHLIYRELNEVEKEQFEDALIEARQLVEMTGLSSQILQQLSGTYNNILNNNLNDTMKILTALSILLTVPTIITGFFGMNMPLPLEHNTFGWIVTIFISVILWFGLSFILRKLMR; encoded by the coding sequence ATGTCCATTCAAACAATTTTTGGAAACGGCAAATATAATTGGATTAATATTGATACAGATAGTACAGATAATCTAGCGGATTTTTACGAAAAATATCATATTGATGATGAAGTAATCGCCTATTCGATTGATAGAAATGAACGTGCGCATTTTGAATATGATCAAAAGTCCAATACTTTTGTCATTGTGTTTAATGTGCCTGATCAAAGGAAAATGGATAACCATTATGAGACAATACCAATGGTTTTTATAATAAAAGATAAGCAATTGATAACAATTACAAATAATGACAATCAATATATTACACGAAAAATGAAGCGTTATTTAAAAGAATCAGATGACGTAACTATTTTTCAATTTTTATTTAGTAGTTTGTATTTTATTATGGATGCTTTTTTTCCATATGTGGAAGAAATGGATACGGATAGAAGAACGATTAATGACAAATTGAAAATTAAAACGACGAAGAAAAATTTATTGTCATTATCTGATTTGGAAACTGGGATTGTTTATTTTGTTTCGGCATCTAAGCAAAATGCGGCGCTTCTGGAGCAAATGAAAGCCCATCTGATTTATCGTGAGCTTAATGAAGTGGAAAAGGAACAATTTGAAGATGCTTTAATTGAAGCGAGGCAACTGGTGGAAATGACGGGGCTGAGCTCTCAAATCTTACAGCAATTGTCAGGTACATATAATAATATTTTGAACAATAATTTGAATGATACGATGAAAATTTTAACGGCGCTATCCATTTTATTGACGGTTCCTACTATTATTACGGGCTTCTTTGGAATGAACATGCCACTTCCTTTAGAACATAATACGTTTGGTTGGATTGTGACGATTTTTATTAGTGTGATTCTATGGTTCGGACTTTCCTTTATTTTACGAAAATTAATGAGATAA
- the gdhA gene encoding NADP-specific glutamate dehydrogenase translates to MAQTSTIQNDTKAAEEYAARVFETIKLRNPGETEFHQAVEEFLNSVIPALAKEPKYEANGILEQLTEPERLISFRVPWVDDSGTVHVNRGYRVQFNSAIGPYKGGLRFHPSVTGSIVKFLGFEQIFKNSLTGLPIGGGKGGSDFDPKGKSDSEVMRFCQSFMTELQKHIGPDTDVPAGDIGVGGREIGYLFGQYKRLRGAYDAGTITGKGLSYGGSLARTEATGYGLVYFTVEMLEAAGETIRGKKIVVSGSGNVAIYAIEKAHELGAKVVACSDSAGFVYDKEGIKVETVKQLKEVERKRISEYTTIHPSAEYYAGGDVWSVPCDIALPCATQNEINADQARALVKNGVIAVAEGANMPSTLDAVDIYHENKVLFGPAKAANAGGVAVSALEMAQNSTRMSWTFQTVDEHLQNIMKDIYKNSSNAASEYGAPGNLVIGANIAGFLKVADTMISQGII, encoded by the coding sequence ATGGCACAAACATCCACTATTCAAAATGACACAAAGGCAGCCGAAGAATACGCAGCTCGCGTGTTTGAAACAATTAAACTACGGAATCCTGGCGAAACGGAATTCCACCAAGCAGTTGAAGAATTCTTAAACTCTGTTATCCCAGCCCTTGCAAAAGAACCTAAATACGAAGCAAATGGTATTTTAGAACAGTTAACAGAACCCGAACGCCTTATCAGTTTCCGAGTTCCATGGGTGGATGATTCTGGCACAGTACATGTAAATCGCGGTTACCGTGTCCAATTCAATAGCGCAATTGGTCCATATAAAGGCGGTCTTCGTTTCCACCCTTCCGTTACTGGAAGCATCGTCAAATTCCTCGGTTTTGAACAAATCTTCAAGAACTCCCTAACTGGCTTACCAATCGGTGGCGGTAAAGGTGGCTCTGACTTTGATCCAAAAGGAAAATCAGACTCAGAAGTAATGCGTTTCTGCCAAAGTTTTATGACTGAACTACAAAAACATATCGGTCCAGATACAGATGTTCCTGCTGGTGATATTGGTGTTGGTGGTCGTGAAATTGGCTACTTATTCGGTCAATACAAACGTCTTCGCGGTGCGTATGATGCCGGTACAATTACAGGTAAAGGCCTTTCTTACGGCGGAAGTTTAGCTCGTACAGAAGCTACAGGATACGGTCTTGTTTATTTCACCGTTGAAATGTTAGAAGCAGCTGGTGAAACCATTCGCGGCAAAAAAATCGTCGTTTCTGGTTCAGGTAACGTTGCGATTTATGCAATCGAAAAAGCACACGAATTGGGCGCTAAAGTAGTTGCATGTAGCGATTCTGCTGGTTTTGTTTATGACAAAGAAGGTATCAAAGTTGAAACAGTAAAACAATTAAAAGAAGTAGAACGTAAACGTATTAGCGAATACACAACCATTCATCCTTCTGCAGAATATTACGCAGGCGGCGACGTATGGTCCGTTCCATGTGATATCGCACTACCATGTGCAACTCAAAATGAAATCAACGCTGACCAAGCTCGTGCCCTTGTAAAAAATGGTGTTATCGCTGTTGCAGAAGGCGCAAACATGCCTTCTACTCTTGATGCAGTGGATATTTACCACGAAAATAAAGTTCTATTCGGTCCTGCAAAAGCTGCCAATGCTGGTGGTGTTGCCGTATCAGCACTTGAAATGGCACAAAACAGCACACGTATGAGCTGGACTTTCCAAACAGTCGACGAACATTTACAAAACATCATGAAAGATATTTATAAAAATTCAAGCAATGCTGCAAGCGAGTATGGCGCACCTGGTAACCTAGTTATCGGCGCAAATATCGCCGGATTCCTCAAAGTAGCAGACACAATGATTTCTCAAGGTATTATTTAA
- the hisE gene encoding phosphoribosyl-ATP diphosphatase encodes MLNDLYEEIKLRKTQPREGSYTNYLFDKGLDKILKKVGEEATEVVIAAKNNEQELIAEVSDLTYHLLVLLAEQNIPLSKIQAELQNREGKLSTTRDRKEINDL; translated from the coding sequence ATGTTAAATGACCTATATGAAGAAATTAAACTGCGTAAAACTCAACCAAGAGAAGGCTCCTATACCAACTATTTGTTCGATAAAGGCCTTGATAAAATTCTCAAAAAGGTTGGTGAAGAAGCAACCGAAGTCGTTATTGCTGCCAAAAATAACGAGCAAGAATTAATCGCTGAAGTATCCGATTTAACTTATCACTTGCTCGTTCTCTTAGCCGAGCAAAATATTCCATTATCAAAAATCCAAGCAGAGCTTCAAAATCGTGAAGGAAAGCTAAGCACCACTCGCGACCGTAAAGAAATTAACGATTTATAA
- the hisI gene encoding phosphoribosyl-AMP cyclohydrolase, which produces MTSVDFSKGLVPTIILDDQNGDVLMLAYMNEESYQKTLETGYTWFFSRSRNELWNKGATSGHTQKVKQIWTDCDNDTLLIRVTQIGPACHTGKKSCFFNLIKEDF; this is translated from the coding sequence ATGACTTCTGTAGATTTTTCTAAAGGTCTTGTCCCAACTATTATCCTAGACGATCAAAATGGCGACGTTTTAATGCTCGCTTATATGAACGAAGAAAGTTATCAAAAAACCCTTGAAACTGGCTATACTTGGTTTTTTTCGCGCTCCAGAAACGAACTTTGGAATAAAGGCGCGACAAGCGGACATACTCAAAAAGTAAAACAAATCTGGACCGATTGTGATAACGACACATTACTTATCCGCGTAACCCAAATCGGTCCAGCCTGCCACACCGGCAAAAAAAGCTGCTTTTTCAATCTTATAAAGGAGGATTTTTAA
- the hisF gene encoding imidazole glycerol phosphate synthase subunit HisF gives MLTKRIIPCLDVTAGRVVKGVNFVSLTDVGDPVEIAKAYNEAGADELVFLDITATVELRQTMIDVVERTAEQVFIPLTVGGGISSVSDMKELLQAGADKISLNSAAIKRPELIQEGAAKFGNQCIVVAIDAKWNGTNWSVFTRGGRNDTGLDAIEWAKKAVQLGAGEILLTSMDGDGTKNGYDIPLTKAISAAVSVPVIASGGCGNAAHMAEVFEKTKATAALAASIFHYGELSIKNVKTTLLEKGVNIRP, from the coding sequence TTGCTTACTAAAAGAATCATCCCATGTCTTGATGTCACAGCAGGTCGAGTCGTCAAAGGTGTTAATTTTGTTTCCTTAACAGATGTCGGGGACCCTGTCGAAATTGCTAAAGCTTATAATGAAGCTGGTGCCGATGAGCTCGTCTTTCTTGATATCACGGCAACTGTCGAACTCCGTCAAACCATGATAGATGTTGTGGAACGAACTGCTGAGCAAGTTTTTATTCCACTCACAGTTGGTGGGGGTATCAGTAGTGTTTCTGACATGAAAGAACTTCTTCAAGCCGGAGCCGACAAGATTTCGCTTAATTCCGCCGCCATCAAACGACCAGAACTCATCCAAGAAGGAGCAGCAAAATTCGGAAACCAATGTATCGTTGTCGCAATTGATGCAAAATGGAATGGTACAAATTGGAGCGTCTTTACGAGAGGCGGTCGAAATGATACCGGACTTGATGCTATTGAATGGGCCAAAAAAGCTGTACAACTTGGTGCTGGTGAAATCCTACTAACAAGTATGGACGGCGATGGAACCAAAAACGGTTACGATATTCCGCTCACAAAAGCAATTTCAGCAGCAGTTTCCGTCCCAGTCATTGCTTCAGGCGGTTGCGGGAATGCCGCACATATGGCCGAGGTTTTTGAAAAAACAAAGGCAACCGCCGCTCTCGCTGCAAGCATTTTCCACTACGGTGAACTAAGCATCAAAAATGTCAAAACAACCTTACTCGAAAAAGGAGTGAATATTCGTCCATGA
- the hisA gene encoding 1-(5-phosphoribosyl)-5-[(5-phosphoribosylamino)methylideneamino]imidazole-4-carboxamide isomerase: MQIFPAIDLKNGQCVRLFQGDFSKKTVVNEDPIAQAKAFATDGATYLHIVDLDGALEGRPINLEIIQRMKKAAKIPVQVGGGIRSMAQVDYYLESGIDRVIIGSAALTDPDFLRAAVQKYGAKIVAGIDAKNGFVATRGWLDVSQVSYLDLAKRMEKVGVETIIYTDISRDGTLTGPNLEQMANLKEHVKVSLIASGGVSSRADLEALAQLGLYGAIAGKALYNHDISMSDIVEVEQIAY, encoded by the coding sequence ATGCAAATCTTCCCAGCAATAGACTTAAAAAATGGACAGTGCGTCCGTCTCTTCCAAGGCGACTTCTCTAAAAAAACAGTTGTCAATGAAGACCCAATTGCCCAAGCAAAAGCATTTGCTACAGACGGCGCAACCTATTTGCACATCGTCGACCTAGACGGTGCATTAGAAGGACGTCCTATCAATCTAGAAATTATTCAAAGGATGAAAAAAGCAGCTAAAATCCCTGTTCAAGTTGGTGGAGGAATTCGTAGCATGGCGCAAGTGGATTATTATCTTGAATCCGGCATCGACCGCGTGATTATCGGTTCTGCCGCTCTAACAGATCCAGATTTCCTACGTGCGGCAGTCCAAAAATACGGAGCTAAAATTGTAGCAGGTATCGATGCCAAAAACGGTTTTGTGGCAACAAGAGGTTGGCTCGATGTCAGTCAGGTAAGCTATTTAGATTTGGCTAAACGAATGGAAAAAGTGGGTGTTGAGACAATCATTTACACTGATATTAGCCGTGATGGCACGCTAACTGGACCTAATTTAGAACAAATGGCAAATCTCAAAGAACACGTTAAAGTTAGTTTAATTGCTTCTGGCGGAGTGAGCAGTCGTGCAGATTTGGAAGCACTCGCCCAACTCGGCTTATATGGAGCAATTGCCGGAAAAGCCCTTTATAATCATGATATTTCCATGTCAGATATTGTAGAGGTGGAACAAATTGCTTACTAA
- the hisH gene encoding imidazole glycerol phosphate synthase subunit HisH, which produces MIVIIDYDTGNTKSISKALDFIGLQNKISSDKTEIAQADGVILPGVGAYPEAMQELTRRGLDKTLKEIATAGKPILGVCLGMQLLLESSNEHSYTKGLGLIPGHVEMLPDESEFAVPHMGWNQLQIKRTTPLTQNIAGEYVYYVHSYYANCPEAYIIATSGYSIDIPGMINNGNIYGAQFHPEKSGQIGLEILKGFKEVIRSCKSSQQ; this is translated from the coding sequence ATGATTGTTATTATTGACTACGATACAGGAAATACGAAAAGCATCAGTAAAGCCCTTGATTTTATCGGGTTACAAAACAAAATTTCTAGTGATAAAACAGAAATCGCTCAAGCTGATGGTGTTATTTTGCCCGGAGTTGGTGCTTATCCAGAAGCCATGCAAGAACTCACTCGACGCGGATTAGATAAAACATTAAAAGAAATTGCTACCGCTGGTAAACCAATTCTTGGCGTTTGTCTTGGTATGCAACTATTACTCGAATCAAGTAACGAACATAGCTATACTAAAGGGCTCGGCCTCATTCCCGGTCATGTCGAAATGCTACCAGACGAATCCGAATTTGCCGTTCCGCACATGGGCTGGAATCAATTACAAATCAAACGCACCACCCCGCTTACACAAAACATCGCTGGAGAATATGTCTATTACGTTCATTCCTACTATGCCAACTGTCCAGAAGCTTACATTATCGCAACAAGTGGTTATTCTATTGATATCCCTGGCATGATAAATAACGGCAATATTTACGGAGCACAGTTCCATCCTGAAAAAAGCGGCCAAATCGGTCTTGAAATTTTAAAAGGTTTTAAGGAGGTCATTCGTTCATGCAAATCTTCCCAGCAATAG
- the hisB gene encoding imidazoleglycerol-phosphate dehydratase HisB, with protein MRTATKTRITAETSIELSINLDSQAESIISTGVGFLDHMLTLFAKHSRITLNVKADGDTYIDAHHTVEDIGITLGLCLKEALADKASINRYGSAYVPMDESLGFCALDLSSRSYLVFDAELTNPKLGDFDTELVEEFFQAVAFNTEMNLHLRVLYGKNTHHKIEALFKAFGRALREAITINPEIKGVNSTKGVL; from the coding sequence ATGAGAACAGCGACTAAAACACGCATTACTGCTGAAACTTCTATTGAGCTTTCCATTAACCTAGATTCCCAAGCAGAATCAATTATTTCTACTGGAGTCGGATTTTTGGATCACATGCTCACCCTTTTCGCCAAACACAGCCGAATAACTTTAAATGTAAAAGCAGATGGTGATACATATATCGATGCGCATCACACCGTAGAAGACATCGGCATCACACTCGGGCTTTGTTTAAAAGAAGCACTTGCTGATAAAGCAAGCATTAATCGTTACGGCTCCGCTTATGTACCGATGGACGAATCACTTGGCTTTTGCGCACTAGATTTAAGTAGTCGTTCTTATTTAGTTTTTGACGCCGAATTAACAAACCCTAAACTCGGTGATTTTGACACAGAACTAGTGGAAGAATTTTTCCAAGCAGTTGCCTTTAACACGGAAATGAACCTTCATCTCCGCGTTCTTTATGGCAAAAACACGCATCATAAAATCGAAGCACTTTTTAAAGCATTCGGTCGTGCTCTTCGTGAAGCAATCACGATTAACCCAGAAATCAAAGGTGTAAATTCAACTAAAGGGGTCCTGTAA
- the hisD gene encoding histidinol dehydrogenase, whose translation MKILTGTVNELLNELKIETDTNTSIQVETEVKTIIEKVKTAGDQALFDFTSKFDGVGLTELRVPAADIQAASAKIEPAFLDALQQAKVNIESFHSKQKQHAFLDSEKDGVIRGQLIRPLETVGVYVPGGTAAYPSSVLMNVLPAKIAGVKRIVMITPPGENGINPYVLASAQLAGVDEIYQVGGAHGIAALAHGTESIPKVDKIVGPGNIYVATAKREVFGLVDIDMIAGPSEIVVLADENANPAFIAADLLSQAEHDILARAILITTSKKIAEETQNEIDKQLENLPRKAIAQKSIETRGKIIIAATTQEMFDIMNEIAPEHLEVQLENPMNYLYQIKNAGSIFLGSYASEPLGDYFAGPNHVLPTSGTAKFFSPLGVEDFTKRSAFISYTKEALAKEKDAIVLLAKKEGLDAHAKAIQIRFEEEN comes from the coding sequence ATGAAAATTTTAACCGGAACAGTAAATGAGCTATTAAACGAGCTCAAAATAGAAACTGATACGAACACTTCCATCCAGGTGGAAACCGAAGTAAAAACGATTATCGAAAAAGTCAAAACAGCTGGCGACCAAGCCCTATTTGACTTCACATCCAAGTTTGACGGCGTAGGGCTCACCGAACTCCGCGTTCCAGCCGCTGACATCCAAGCTGCAAGCGCAAAAATCGAACCTGCCTTCTTAGACGCGCTCCAACAAGCAAAAGTAAATATCGAAAGTTTCCACAGCAAGCAAAAACAACATGCTTTCCTTGATAGTGAAAAAGACGGCGTCATTCGAGGGCAATTAATTCGTCCACTAGAAACCGTCGGCGTTTACGTTCCCGGTGGCACAGCAGCCTATCCTTCATCGGTTTTAATGAATGTGTTGCCAGCCAAAATTGCCGGAGTAAAGCGAATCGTAATGATTACCCCTCCCGGTGAAAACGGTATTAATCCTTACGTTCTAGCCTCAGCTCAACTAGCTGGTGTGGACGAAATTTACCAAGTTGGCGGTGCACACGGAATCGCCGCTCTAGCTCACGGAACAGAATCTATCCCTAAAGTAGATAAAATCGTCGGTCCTGGAAATATCTATGTCGCCACTGCCAAACGTGAAGTATTCGGCTTAGTTGATATTGACATGATAGCCGGTCCATCCGAAATCGTCGTGCTCGCAGATGAAAACGCCAATCCTGCTTTTATCGCAGCCGACTTACTCTCCCAAGCAGAGCACGATATTTTAGCCCGTGCTATCTTAATCACAACTAGTAAAAAAATCGCCGAGGAAACACAAAATGAAATTGACAAACAGCTAGAAAATCTACCGCGAAAAGCGATTGCTCAGAAATCTATCGAAACACGAGGAAAAATCATTATCGCAGCAACCACACAAGAAATGTTCGATATCATGAACGAAATCGCCCCAGAACACTTAGAAGTACAACTTGAAAATCCGATGAACTATCTCTATCAAATTAAAAACGCTGGCTCCATTTTCTTAGGGAGTTATGCATCGGAACCTCTTGGCGACTATTTTGCTGGCCCAAATCACGTCTTACCTACAAGTGGTACCGCAAAATTCTTCTCTCCTCTTGGTGTTGAAGATTTTACCAAACGTTCCGCCTTTATTTCTTATACAAAAGAAGCACTCGCAAAGGAAAAAGATGCTATCGTTTTACTTGCTAAAAAAGAAGGTCTAGACGCCCATGCCAAAGCCATTCAAATTCGTTTTGAGGAGGAAAACTAA
- the hisG gene encoding ATP phosphoribosyltransferase has translation MKALKIALTKGRLEKDAVALLEKAGIDCSSMTDKKRKLIFHSSTQPISFILVKAVDVMTYVKHGVADIGIVGKDVLMEASKSHYEMLDLEIGKCQFCLASTPDFDPSSYRRKIIATKYPTVASKFFREKGEDVEIIKIEGSVEIAPVLGLADAIIDIVETGSTLKENGLLIYEKMYPISARLIVNKASLKQNKTQIFQLIDQLEQVIKEERAE, from the coding sequence ATGAAAGCTCTAAAAATTGCTCTAACGAAAGGTCGACTGGAGAAAGACGCAGTGGCACTTTTGGAAAAAGCTGGGATTGACTGTTCTTCTATGACAGATAAAAAGCGTAAACTAATTTTTCATAGTAGCACTCAACCAATCTCTTTTATTTTAGTAAAAGCGGTCGATGTCATGACTTACGTAAAGCACGGGGTTGCGGATATTGGCATCGTTGGTAAAGACGTTTTAATGGAAGCATCTAAATCCCATTATGAAATGCTCGACCTTGAAATCGGCAAATGCCAGTTTTGCCTTGCTTCTACACCTGACTTTGACCCGAGCAGTTATCGACGAAAAATCATCGCAACCAAGTATCCAACTGTTGCTTCCAAATTTTTCCGTGAAAAAGGCGAAGATGTAGAAATTATCAAAATCGAAGGATCCGTCGAGATTGCTCCAGTGCTTGGTCTTGCTGATGCCATCATCGATATCGTCGAAACTGGCTCCACTTTAAAAGAAAACGGCTTACTTATTTATGAAAAAATGTATCCAATCTCCGCCCGTCTGATTGTCAATAAAGCTTCCTTAAAACAGAACAAAACGCAAATTTTCCAATTAATCGACCAATTAGAACAAGTGATAAAGGAGGAGCGCGCTGAATGA